In a genomic window of Telopea speciosissima isolate NSW1024214 ecotype Mountain lineage chromosome 5, Tspe_v1, whole genome shotgun sequence:
- the LOC122662714 gene encoding aminoacylase-1-like, which yields MEGIYGTCSPSSVPRFLISLLFFFLFTSTVVVFSLPEDSSEIISRFQQYLQINTAQPNPDYSAAADFIFSQAKTIGLESQSLEFVKGMPVVLVKWPGTNPDLSSILLNSHMDVVAAEHHKWIHPPFDAHVDQAGDIYARGSQDMKCVGMQYLEAIRGLKNSGFQPVRTVYVSFVPDEEIGGHDGAEKLAESEEFQKMNVGILLDEGIASPNENYRVFFAERCPWWLVIKATGSPGHGSKLYDNSAVENLMKSLESVRRFRASQFDLVKAGLKEEGEVISVNMAFLKAGTPSPTGFVMNLQPSEAEAGFDIRVPPTVDEKLLEKRIEEEWAPSSRNMTFEFKSKASTLDDFGKPVLTATDDSNPWWALLEGAVKKANGKLGKPELYPASTDARYYRKRGLRAIGFSPIANTPILLHDHNEFLNQAEYLKGIEIYESIIEAYASYTEHTRNAASRDEL from the exons atggagggaaTTTATGGAACTTGCTCTCCCTCCTCAGTTCCACGTTTTCTAATTtcccttctatttttcttcttattcacaTCGACAGTAGTAGTTTTTTCGTTGCCAGAAGATTCTTCGGAGATAATCTCCAGATTCCAACAGTATCTTCAAATTAACACAGCTCAACCTAACCCTGACTACTCTGCAGCTGCCGATTTCATCTTCTCTCAAGCCAAAACCATTGGCCTCGAATCGCAATCCCTTGAGTTCGTCAAGGGCATGCCTGTCGTTCTTGTCAAATGGCCTGGTACAAACCCTGAtctctcttctattctcctTAATTCGCACATGGATGTGGTAGCTGCCGAGCACCATAAATGGATTCACCCTCCTTTCGATGCTCACGTCGATCAAGCCGGAGATATCTATGCCAGAGGATCGCAGGACATGAAGTGTGTTGGGATGCAATACCTGGAAGCCATACGCGGATTGAAGAACTCTGGGTTCCAGCCGGTTAGGACTGTTTACGTTTCGTTCGTTCCAGACGAGGAGATAGGCGGCCATGATGGGGCTGAGAAATTAGCTGAATCGGAAGAATTCCAGAAAATGAATGTTGGAATACTTCTTGATGAAG GAATCGCATCACCAAATGAAAATTACCGTGTTTTCTTTGCGGAGAGGTGCCCTTGGTGGCTTGTGATTAAGGCTACTGGTTCTCCTGGTCATGGGTCAAAACTTTATGACAATAGTGCAGTGGAGAACCTAATGAAGAGCCTTGAGAGTGTGAGGAGGTTCCGGGCTTCCCAATTTGACTTGGTGAAGGCGGGTTTGAAGGAAGAAGGTGAAGTTATTTCAGTGAATATGGCTTTCTTGAAGGCTGGCACGCCATCTCCAACA GGGTTCGTTATGAATCTGCAGCCATCTGAAGCTGAAGCAGGTTTTGATATACGAGTCCCACCAACTGTTGATGAGAAATTGTTGGAGAAACGGATTGAAGAGGAATGGGCACCTTCTTCACGCAACATGACATTTGAG TTTAAAAGCAAAGCTTCCACTCTAGATGACTTTGGGAAGCCAGTCCTCACTGCTACAGATGACTCTAATCCATGGTGGGCACTTTTAGAAGGGGCAGTAAAGAAAGCAAATGGCAAACTTGGCAAACCAGAACTTTATCCAGCCTCAACAGATGCTCGATACTATAGGAAACGAGGATTGCGAGCAATTGGCTTCTCTCCCATTGCAAACACTCCTATTCTGCTCCATGACCATAATGAG TTTCTAAATCAAGCGGAGTACCTGAAAGGAATTGAAATATATGAGTCAATCATCGAAGCATACGCATCTTACACTGAGCACACAAGGAATGCTGCTTCCAGAGACGAGTTGTAA